The Flammeovirga yaeyamensis genome segment GTAATCTTAAACTCTTCATAAAGAGTGAAAACATCGTCTATGTCTTCCATAAGATTAGTGGTGTCATCCGTTTTTAATTTTTGTTCAGAATGTTTTGCCTTATCCGCTAGCTTCATGATGCCTATGGTGGCAGCTGTACCTTTGAAAGTATGCATAATCGATTTAATTTCAACAATATTCATACTGTTTTTTGCTTCAACTAAATCATGAATCAATTGATCTCCTTCGTTGATAAAATCGGCAAAAGATAATTCAATTAACTCTACACCTCCATATTTTGCTAACTCAGCAGTGATTGAATAGTCAATAATCACATGATTATTTTCATCCATATCAACATCTGTTCTTGGCACTTTTTCTTCCTCTGTTTCCTCTTCTATTATTTCGGGAACTATATCTTCAATATTTTCATTTACTTCATTGTCCATTGGTAATTGTTCATCTATTTTTTGAACAATTACCTGTTCTACTTTTTGAAGTAAATCGTGTGCCTTAATAGGCTTTGCCAAGAAACCATCCATACCTGCTTTCATGAACTCCTCTTGTTCTTCTTGAAGGGTAAAGGCAGTCATTGCAATTATTGGTGTCTTCACTTCTGGAAATTGTTTATGGATTTTCTGGGTAGTTTCCATGCCGTTCATATTTGGCATCTGAATATCCATAAAGATCATATCAAACTGGTGTCCGTCTGATAATAACTCCAAAGTTCTATTTCCACTATTGGCTGTAGTTGTGTTACATCCTGCTTTTTTTAGGATACTTTCTGCAACCATTAGATTGACACTGTTATCATCTACGACAAGTACCTTAGGCTGTTGGACAGAAATTTTAGGAGAAAATATTTCTTGAACATCTTCAGCATTATTCGTTGGGGTAAGGTGATTGACCTCTTTTACCTCTATGGTAAACCAGAAAGTACTACCTTTTCCAACCTCAGATTCAACACCAATATCACCACTCATCATGTTACATAATTCTTGTGATATGGATAGTCCAAGTCCTGTTCCACCTTTTGTTCTTTTGTAGGCGTCTTCTTCAACTTGACTAAACTGCTTGAACAAATGTTTTTGACCTTCAGGAGAGATACCACATCCAGTATCGATAACGTCAAACATTAACGTATAAACGCCATTAAACTTCTGAATACCATTTACATCAATACGTACAGTTCCACCATCTGTAAACTTGATGGCATTCGAAGTTAAATTGGATAAGATTTGAAGTAAGCGGGTCTCATCAGCTAAAATAACTTTAGGTACGGAATCACTTACATTCGAACTTAATACGGTATTTTTGTTTTTTGCATTTTGATGAAAGAGAGCGATCAATTTTGAAATGGTCGTTCTCGGATCGATAGGCAATGGACGAAGCTCCATTTTGCCTGCTTCAATTTTTGATAAATCAAGAATATCATTCAGAATATTTAATAAAATTTCTGATGATCTTTTGATTGTGGAGACGTATTTTTCTTGTTCTTGAGTGAGTGTTGTTGTTCCCAATAAATCTACCATACCAATAACACCATTCATAGGTGTTCTGATCTCGTGGGACATATTGGATAAGAACTGACGTTTCACCTCCAATGAACGTTCGGCTAAATCTTTTGCCTCTCTCAGTTCATGTTCTGATTGTTTGATTGGGGTAATGTCACGAGCCAGACCTTCAACTCCTGCGGGCTCTTTATCTTTATTGTATATCAAACGGAAGTTCGATAGGATATACCTCACTTCTCCCTTTTTATTTCTAACTGTACTTTCGTAGTTCTTTACCGATTTTTTTACAGCCAATTCCTTCATCAATCTCGATAACTGAGATTCACTGATGTAATAATCGGTGACATGTTTATCGACCACATGCATTTGATCTTCTCCCAACATATCTTTCACTGATGGAGAGATCAAGCTGAATTTACCTTCTAAATCGGTTCTAAAATAAACGTCTTGAAGGGTTTCAAAAATATTACGGAAAAGCTCTTCACTATCGGCCAAGTGAAGTTCCATTTTCTTTCTGTTGGTAATATTTTTAGTTACACCGGCTATTTCCTGAATAATTTCGCCATCCCCAGAGTACATTCTTACTGGGTTGAGTGAAATTGAGTGCCATTGTTCCTCTTTAGCGAAAGTGTTAAACTTAAATTCAAAAGATTCTGATTTTCCTTCGAAAACGCTTCTTAAACGATCCTTCCAGAATTCAGGGGGAGCCATTTCTTCAGGAATGACATCTTTTAGATTCATGCCTTGCAGCAATTCGATATTCGAATACTTCTTGATTATTTCCGCAAAGCGCTGATTGTGTCTAGTGATTTCACCCTTTTTGTTAAAGGTCCAGATGGCTTGGTTACCACTTTCAAAGATTGCTTCCAATTGTGCACGTTGTGCCCTTACTTTTAATTGAGATTGATCTCTAATGATGGCAGCGGCTAATAAACCTGTAGCTAAATCAAATAAATTTAAGTCGGGTTTACTGAATGCTTTTCTATTGGAGAAAGATTGTATCACAATCATCCCCATTTTTTGATTATTAGTGACTAAAGGTAGTCCCATCCAAATTTCAGGAACTTTATCTAGTTTGATGTTGTATTGATCTGCCAATTTTTCGATCACTTCACGATACATAAACATAGGTCTGTTTAATACATCGACCATATGTAACGCAAAATCGGAGGCAGGGACTTGTTTTTTATTGTTTGAGCGGGTGTGATTATTAAAAGCGATATACATTCCGGCGTTAAAAACTTTCTTTCTAACGACGATAAAGCTTTCAATATCCACCACCAATTTCATGGCTAAATAGACTTTCTCGAGAAGATCACTAATGCTAAAGTTTTGTTGTAATAACTTGGCAAAAGTGATAATCACTTCTTTCTCTCTATCCTTACGTTTTTTCTCTGTAATATCCGTAAGGTGAAGTCGGTAGCAGTTGTTGGCTTCTTTTTTAAAGTTGATTTGACAATGGGTGATTTTAGTTTTGCCTTCTGTTTCTAAAGCAAGTTCAATCTTTTTGTCTGAAGTAGATTCCTCTGCCAACTTTAAACTAATCAGAAGTTTTTCTTGATATTCTTTTGGGATAAGATCAATAAAAACAGTGCTTTTGAGATCTTGATCATTTAAGTTGAGAAGTTGTCGAAACTTTTCGCTGGCAAATTGAATAAGACCTTGTCGGTTAAAAACAACCACCATTTCATCAGAAGAACTAAAAAGCTCTTTCATTAAGGTATTGCTTTTGACTAAATCATGTACATGATAGGTCTCCTTAGAAATGTTTTGGACAGAAATATAGACGCGTTCATCATCTTGATGTTCCACTTTCACACCGCCAATTTTCAAAGCAAGTTCTTCTCCATTTCTAGTTTTCACTCTGGCATCAAGCGATTGAGTGAGACCATTTAAAGAGAATGTTTTTTCATAATGAAAAATATCGAAAAAATCAGAATAGTGTTTTCCTATGGTTTCCTCAGGGTAATAATCAGAAAGGGTGTGCATAGCACCATTCCAAAAGATTATTTCACCTTTTGCATTAAGCCCAAAATTGGGAAGGTCACCTGACTCATAGGCCTTTTCGAAAATTTCAAAGTAATTTTGTTCTGCGGTTATATGGGTGGAGTGTTCTTTATCCATTGTTGTTAATCATCAATGAGCATATTGTCATTTTGAGCAAGATGTATTGTTTGAGTTGGAAATGCAAAATCAATACCCATCTGTTGTGCAATACGTAAAATTTTCAGCATCAGATACTCTCGAGCTTGTAATTCCTCGCTCCAATCTTTGGTAATAAAGAAAATATACAAAAGAATATCCAATGATGAGCTAGAAAAGTTGTTCAATCTTACTTCATAGAAGTCTTTTCTTGTTTGAGGATGCTCTTCTACTGCTTTTTTTATCGCTTTGATAAACATTTCAATCTTATCTGGCGGTGTGCCATATGGAATAGCCAAATTAGTTTTAAATCTTCTGTATTGTCTTTTTCCTAAGTTATCGATATCACTATCAGCTAAAGAACCGTTAGGGATATTTAAAATGGAATTGGCAAAAGTTCTTATTCTTGATGTTCTGAATCCGATCTCTTCCACAATACCTTCTTGACCTCTTACAATAACCCAATCGCCCACCTCAAAAGGACGATCAGCAAAGATCATGACCGATCCAATAAAGTTTTTGATAGTGTCCTGAGCAGCAAATGCGATGGCAACACCACCAAAAGAAATACCTGTAACTAAGTGTGTAATGTCGTATCCTAAAATCTGGAGCACCATCAAAATCCCTAATGAGATGGCTACTATTCTGAAGATTACTTTTAGTATTGGGATGAGGTTTTCGTCTACCTTTTTCGATTTCTTAGAGAAGATGCCAATTCTTAAGACCAAAATATCAGCAAATTCAAAGAATAAAACGGCAAAGTTTATTCCCAAACCTAGTTTAACAAGTATCGTGGCTACATAAGAAAAGCCGCTTGGAAGAAGTAAAAATGGAATGGCCACTAATCCAAAGGCTAAGATACTGAGCCAAGCAATTGGTCTTCTTAATTTAGGGACGATAATCTTGGCAAGCTGTTCTTG includes the following:
- a CDS encoding PAS domain S-box protein, encoding MDKEHSTHITAEQNYFEIFEKAYESGDLPNFGLNAKGEIIFWNGAMHTLSDYYPEETIGKHYSDFFDIFHYEKTFSLNGLTQSLDARVKTRNGEELALKIGGVKVEHQDDERVYISVQNISKETYHVHDLVKSNTLMKELFSSSDEMVVVFNRQGLIQFASEKFRQLLNLNDQDLKSTVFIDLIPKEYQEKLLISLKLAEESTSDKKIELALETEGKTKITHCQINFKKEANNCYRLHLTDITEKKRKDREKEVIITFAKLLQQNFSISDLLEKVYLAMKLVVDIESFIVVRKKVFNAGMYIAFNNHTRSNNKKQVPASDFALHMVDVLNRPMFMYREVIEKLADQYNIKLDKVPEIWMGLPLVTNNQKMGMIVIQSFSNRKAFSKPDLNLFDLATGLLAAAIIRDQSQLKVRAQRAQLEAIFESGNQAIWTFNKKGEITRHNQRFAEIIKKYSNIELLQGMNLKDVIPEEMAPPEFWKDRLRSVFEGKSESFEFKFNTFAKEEQWHSISLNPVRMYSGDGEIIQEIAGVTKNITNRKKMELHLADSEELFRNIFETLQDVYFRTDLEGKFSLISPSVKDMLGEDQMHVVDKHVTDYYISESQLSRLMKELAVKKSVKNYESTVRNKKGEVRYILSNFRLIYNKDKEPAGVEGLARDITPIKQSEHELREAKDLAERSLEVKRQFLSNMSHEIRTPMNGVIGMVDLLGTTTLTQEQEKYVSTIKRSSEILLNILNDILDLSKIEAGKMELRPLPIDPRTTISKLIALFHQNAKNKNTVLSSNVSDSVPKVILADETRLLQILSNLTSNAIKFTDGGTVRIDVNGIQKFNGVYTLMFDVIDTGCGISPEGQKHLFKQFSQVEEDAYKRTKGGTGLGLSISQELCNMMSGDIGVESEVGKGSTFWFTIEVKEVNHLTPTNNAEDVQEIFSPKISVQQPKVLVVDDNSVNLMVAESILKKAGCNTTTANSGNRTLELLSDGHQFDMIFMDIQMPNMNGMETTQKIHKQFPEVKTPIIAMTAFTLQEEQEEFMKAGMDGFLAKPIKAHDLLQKVEQVIVQKIDEQLPMDNEVNENIEDIVPEIIEEETEEEKVPRTDVDMDENNHVIIDYSITAELAKYGGVELIELSFADFINEGDQLIHDLVEAKNSMNIVEIKSIMHTFKGTAATIGIMKLADKAKHSEQKLKTDDTTNLMEDIDDVFTLYEEFKITWNKNVGF
- a CDS encoding mechanosensitive ion channel family protein — its product is MNRFFTYIYIFLVASVSVYAQSDSTIQEQSYPDDHSFYNFKNLDSVEYSLNTPYHAFHTHLNNLEESSFHPKVSAQVFPSNVGSLEERKELAIELKLIYLANNIYVNNIDLPLTKKYIDPKTKSRRFQISDKIPNIYLEYQNGQWRYSTYSCQSIHQLFKDTYPSFARELVLYTSNLQRTQGKFLNLKVWQWISIFSLLVLTYLYYFFSVWFTEKVLSRLLLKAKQEQLAKIIVPKLRRPIAWLSILAFGLVAIPFLLLPSGFSYVATILVKLGLGINFAVLFFEFADILVLRIGIFSKKSKKVDENLIPILKVIFRIVAISLGILMVLQILGYDITHLVTGISFGGVAIAFAAQDTIKNFIGSVMIFADRPFEVGDWVIVRGQEGIVEEIGFRTSRIRTFANSILNIPNGSLADSDIDNLGKRQYRRFKTNLAIPYGTPPDKIEMFIKAIKKAVEEHPQTRKDFYEVRLNNFSSSSLDILLYIFFITKDWSEELQAREYLMLKILRIAQQMGIDFAFPTQTIHLAQNDNMLIDD